One window from the genome of Hemiscyllium ocellatum isolate sHemOce1 chromosome 28, sHemOce1.pat.X.cur, whole genome shotgun sequence encodes:
- the LOC132828954 gene encoding ubiquitin domain-containing protein TINCR-like: protein MNTMQKLMAHWMRCDVCVQLPDGQRMVTIRVRPNDTIKSLRLHLVRQGVTSWKMDFTYRGNQLGENETLEENHITTGSVLILVRNE from the coding sequence ATGAACACCATGCAGAAGCTGATGGCTCACTGGATGCGATGTGATGTCTGTGTCCAACTTCCTGATGGTCAGCGGATGGTCACTATCCGGGTCAGGCCAAATGACACCATCAAAAGTCTCCGGCTACACTTGGTGAGGCAAGGAGTCACATCCTGGAAGATGGATTTCACGTACAGAGGCAATCAACTGGGAGAAAATGAGACACTGGAAGAAAACCACATCACAACAGGATCAGTGCTTATATTAGTCAGGAATG